One Helianthus annuus cultivar XRQ/B chromosome 12, HanXRQr2.0-SUNRISE, whole genome shotgun sequence genomic region harbors:
- the LOC110896338 gene encoding early nodulin-like protein 1 — protein MGLMRFSLLCFVTFFVLFSLNFDAYEAREFVVGGKENSWRIPTSADTLNMWAQHERFKIGDSLVFKYDSKNDSVLRVEEGDYKKCIKAKPIEEYHDGNTTININESGAFFFISGADGHCEKGEKVEIRVLSHKHSAPPPSQAPKSSPATLTPPVTPAESPKSGSVGLDLWIMDVFVVAVATTLVGISMV, from the exons ATGGGTTTGATGAGGTTTTCTTTGTTGTGTTTTGTTACGTTTTTCGTTTTGTTTTCACTAAACTTTGACGCGTATGAAGCAAGAGAGTTTGTAGTCGGTGGAAAAGAGAACTCATGGCGTATCCCCACCTCTGCTGACACGTTAAACATGTGGGCGCAACACGAACGGTTCAAGATCGGAGATTCGCTTG TGTTTAAATACGATTCGAAGAATGATTCGGTGTTACGAGTGGAGGAAGGAGACTACAAGAAATGCATCAAAGCCAAGCCGATCGAAGAGTACCACGATGGTAACACGACGATCAATATTAACGAGTCAGGGGCATTCTTTTTCATTAGTGGTGCTGATGGACATTGTGAGAAGGGTGAGAAGgttgagattagggttttgtCACACAAACATAGCGCACCACCACCATCTCAAGCTCCTAAATCATCTCCGGCCACCCTAACTCCGCCGGTTACTCCAGCCGAATCTCCAAAATCTGGTTCGGTGGGGTTGGATCTTTGGATCATGGATGTGTTCGTTGTTGCTGTGGCTACTACCTTGGTTGGAATCTCTATGGTTTAA
- the LOC118484769 gene encoding uncharacterized protein LOC118484769, whose amino-acid sequence MASPVSSISSISSMSSSSSSEWYSSSSEEDVIMHNMIMNAAQVFMSAAEGSSQPLTRRAKYNRDQEAGHDKLVADYFADEPVYPAEIFRRRFRMSRRLFLRIAGDMAQSDPFFTLRNDARGQRGFSNLQKCTSAIRQLAYGYAPDALDEYIRMSERTARRCLYKFCQWVVKLYSKRYLRKPNVNDVQKLYQAHEQRHGFPGMLGSIDCMHWQWQNCPVAWQGQYTRGDQGHPTIILEAVASQDLWIWHAFFGLPGSLNDLNIIYQSQIFDDVVAGTGPDTSFTVSGVEYRRGYYLADGIYPTYSTIVKTVPHPTDDKRKKFAKFQEGARKDIERAFGVLQKNGTSFLFQHVRKHQGGYDTLCTLVSSFIT is encoded by the exons ATGGCTTCACCCGTTTCTTCAATTTCCTCAATTTCATCAatgtcttcatcgtcttcgtccgagtggtattcatcatcttcggaagaggatgttattatgcacaacatgattatgaacgcggctcaAGTGTTCATGTCGGCCGCTGAAGGGTCGTCCCAACCGCTAACCAGACGAGCAAAATATAATcgagaccaagaag ccggccacgataaactagtagccgattattttgccgacgaacccgtgtacccaGCCGAGATTTTTCGACGTCGTTTCCGCATGAGTCGTCGACTGTTCTTACGTATTGCAGGCGACATGgcccagtctgatccgttttttacatTGCGAAACGATGCTAGGGGTCAAAGGGGTTTCAgcaatttacaaaaatgtacgtcggccattcgccaacttgcGTACGGTTACGCACCAGATGCATTAGACGAGTACATTAGGATGTCTGAAAGAACCGCACGTCGATGTTTATACAAGTTTTGCCaatgggttgtcaaattgtatagcaagcgatacctgcggaaaccgaacgtaaacgacgttcaaaaattatatcaagcccacgaacagagacatggtttcccaggaatgctcgggagcattgattgcatgcactggcagtggcagaactgcccggttgcatggcaaggtcagtatactaggggagatcagggacatccgactatcattctagaggctgttgcgtcacaggatctctggatatggcatgctttttttggtctacctggttcactcaacgacctcaacatcatataccagtcacagatttttgatgatgtagtggcgggtacaggtccagacacaagctttacggtttcaggggtggagtacaggcgaggttactacctagccgatgggatatacccaacgtactcgacaatTGTTAAAACTGTCCCGCACCCGACCGACGACAAAAGGAAAAAATTTGCAAAGTTTCAGGAGGGCgcaagaaaagatattgaacgggcttttggtgttctacaaaaaaatggcacatcatttctattccagcacgttcgcaaacaccaaggaggttacgacacattatgtacgcttgtatcatccttcataacatga
- the LOC110893958 gene encoding cytochrome b5 domain-containing protein RLF: MDETENNDDFTFCQVGESEPKGLPDVSSMSIKDEKNSGTIWGDNSRSNVDSEKQEKVGSLTFKVIDASSQKPSTKVGGSNVGSSKETKSAVKKPATRAKVPFQIGYSHMDWLKVTRTHPDLAGLKGQSNKRLIPLSEVKLHNTEDSMWTVLKGRVYNITPYMKFHPGGVDMLMKAVGKDCTALFNKYHAWVNAEFMLEKCLVGILDDSRK, translated from the exons ATGGATGAAACAGAAAACAATGATGATTTCACCTTTTGTCAG GTTGGTGAATCGGAACCGAAAGGTTTACCAGATGTCAGTAGTATGAGTATAAAAGATGAAAAAAATAGTGGTACTATTTGGGGTGACAATTCAAGAAGTAACGTTGACTCAGAGAAGCAGGAAAAGGTCGGATCTTTGACTTTTAAGGTTATTGATGCATCCTCACAAAAACCGTCAACCAAGGTAGGCGGGTCAAACGTTGGAAGTTCAAAGGAAACAAAAAGTGCTGTGAAAAAGCCGGCAACTCGGGCTAAGGTTCCTTTTCAAATAGGGTATAGCCATATGGATTGGCTCAAGGTCACTCGCACGCATCCTGATCTAGCAG GATTGAAGGGACAATCAAACAAGAGACTTATACCGTTAAGTGAAGTCAAACTACACAATACAGAGGACTCGATGTGGACCGTTCTTAAAGGCCGTGTTTACAACATCACTCCATACATGAAATTTCATCCTGGAG GTGTTGATATGTTAATGAAGGCGGTTGGAAAAGATTGTACCGCTCTCTTCA ATAAATACCATGCTTGGGTGAATGCTGAATTTATGCTGGAGAAGTGCCTTGTTGGGATTTTAGACGATAGCCGGAAATGA